The window CCCGTCCGGCGGCGACGTTTTCCGCCAGGCGGCGCTCCACAGCCGCCGTGAAGTCCGGCAGCGCCGGACCGCCAAAGGGGCCCTTGATCTTGAAGCCGTTGTAGATGGGCGGATTGTGGCTGGCCGTGATCATGACGCCCGCGGCCGCGCCGCGCTCCCGCGTGGCCCAGGCCACGGCCGGCGTCGGCGTGGCCAACTGCGTGAGGAACGCGTCGAAGCCGTTCGCCGAGGCGACCCGGGCGACGGCCAGCGCGAAGCGGTCGGAGAGGAAGCGCGTGTCGTGCCCCACGACGATGGATCGCGGACCGCCTTCGGCCGCGAGGACGTCGCAAAGCGCCTGCGCCACGCGACGAACGTTCGCGAACGTGTACCGGTCGGCGATGACGTCCCGCCAACCATCAGTGCCGAAACGAATGCCGAGCGTCTCCGCGAGGGACATGCCCTGCCCCACCCCCGCCGATGAGCATACCACTCCAGCCGGGGCGGTCGAAGGGGTCGCGGGGTCGGCGGAGCGGACCGTGGAACGGCGAGGCTGCCGCAGGAACTAGCGCAGGAAGTCGAGCAGCGTGGGCTGGAGGAGGCGCGCGCCGACCTGCAACGCCATCCGGTACGCGTTCTCGCTTTGCATGGCGTCCATCACCGTCTTCGTGATGTCGGCGTCCTCGGTGTCGCTCAAGAGTTTCTGCAGCTCGAAGCCCGTGGCCCCCAGCCGGTCGATCGCCAGCTGCATGCGCGCCGACAGGGCGCCCACGACGGCGCGGTGGTTGATGAAGTTGTCCTGAAGCCTTGAAATCTCCGCGAGGTCAGCGGTCGAGATGGTGTTGACGTCCTGTGCATCGAGGTCGTTCGCGAGTTTATCGAGCGCGGCGTACAGGTCTTTGATGTCCTGGCTCGCGTCGACGTTGACCGGCACGCGCACGCCCGGCCCGATCTCGCGCACAATCAAGTTGTTGTCGCCAGCGTACGACAGAGTCCCGGTCCCGCTCACGCTATACGGCTTGGTGTCGTCCGCGGAGCCTGCGAAGAGGAACCGGCCGGCCATCTCCGCGTTCGCCGTGTCGACGAGCTGGTCCCGGAGCTGGCGCACTTCCGTGGCCAGAGCCTGATGCGCAGACAGGGGCAGGGAACTGTCGCTGCCCTTGATCGCCAATTGCCGAGCCCGCAGGATGATGTCGCCGATGCTCGCGAGCGCCTGGTCGGTGGTGTCCAGCCGGTCCTGTGCGTCCTGCGCGTTGGCGAGATAGCGTTCGTTCTGCGCGAGGCCGTGCGAGAGCTCCAGCCCGTACTGGATCCCCGAGGGGTCGTCGGACGGGCGGTTGACGCGGCGACCCGAGGCCATCTGCTCCTGCAGCCGGGCCAAACGGGTCTGCGACCGGCGGATGTCGCCGATGACCTGCTCATAGACCATGCTGGACGTGACCCGCACGCGCGATCCTCCTCACGAACCGCGGAACCGAGCCGTCGCCTACAACCCGGCGCGGCCGAGCCGCTCGACCACGGTCCCGATCATGTCGTCGATGGCGGTCAGCGTCCGAGCTGCCGCCTGGTACGCCTGCTGGTATTGCACGAGACGCGCCATTTCCTCGTCCAGCGACACGCCCTCCACGGACTGGCGCTGGACTTCCAGGTTCTGCAGGAGCGCCTGGGCGTTTTCGGCCCGCGTGCTCGCCTCCAGACGATCGGCGCCGATCTGCCCGACGAGCCCCCGGTACGCCTCGTGGATGCTCGCCGCGCCGCCCACGACATTCGGCGTGTCGAGTAGCGCCGCAATGTCGAGCGCAACCGTGCCGTCGCCGCTGGCGCCCGGCGGCGCAGCGGCGGCAATCATTTC is drawn from Clostridia bacterium and contains these coding sequences:
- the flgL gene encoding flagellar hook-associated protein FlgL, whose protein sequence is MRVTSSMVYEQVIGDIRRSQTRLARLQEQMASGRRVNRPSDDPSGIQYGLELSHGLAQNERYLANAQDAQDRLDTTDQALASIGDIILRARQLAIKGSDSSLPLSAHQALATEVRQLRDQLVDTANAEMAGRFLFAGSADDTKPYSVSGTGTLSYAGDNNLIVREIGPGVRVPVNVDASQDIKDLYAALDKLANDLDAQDVNTISTADLAEISRLQDNFINHRAVVGALSARMQLAIDRLGATGFELQKLLSDTEDADITKTVMDAMQSENAYRMALQVGARLLQPTLLDFLR